In Musa acuminata AAA Group cultivar baxijiao chromosome BXJ2-8, Cavendish_Baxijiao_AAA, whole genome shotgun sequence, one genomic interval encodes:
- the LOC135619721 gene encoding cytokinin dehydrogenase 11-like gives MPTTMIAYVEQQRRLVSDGDAEPSDGGDAGQENIGALDVAAAAAAGDIALAARDFGGMVFIPPATLLRPSTTDDVVRAVCVARRSSRLTVAARGNGHSVGGQAMARGGVVLDMRDLGPPMELVRCGGVAADVPAGALWEEVLEWGVRNHGMAPTSWTDYLGLTVGGTLSNGGIGGQAFRHGPQVANVAELEVVTGDGERRVCSPSLCSDLFFAALGGLGQFGVITRARIPLVPAPKMVRWIRVVYKGFEEYAGDAEWLVTRADSEAFDYVEGFAFVNDVSDPVNGWGSVAILPGSVFDPAKIPAESEPVLYCLELALHHNHRGAAGVDERAKEMMWPLRYMRGLVFAADVSYVDFLSRVGRSEEEARANGTWATPHPWLNILVSSSDIADFDRTVFKRILRRGVGGPMLVYPLLRSKWDPRMSVAVPESEVFYLVALLRFIAPREGDAALEEAVAQNREIIGCCRSKGYDFKVYIPRYESEADWARHFGRDWARFVERKRRYDPIAILAPGQTIFARAEPPAAAP, from the exons ATGCCTACCACGATGATAGCTTACGTCGAACAGCAACGGCGCCTCGTGTCTGACGGCGATGCGGAGCCCAGCGACGGCGGCGACGCCGGCCAGGAGAACATCGGCGCGCTCgatgtcgccgccgccgccgctgccggagACATCGCCCTCGCTGCGCGGGACTTCGGCGGGATGGTCTTCATTCCGCCTGCAACCCTTCTCCGGCCGTCCACGACAGACGACGTTGTCCGCGCCGTCTGCGTCGCTAGGCGCTCGTCCCGACTTACCGTCGCCGCCCGCGGCAACGGCCACTCTGTCGGCGGCCAGGCCATGGCTAGGGGCGGCGTCGTGCTCGACATGCGCGATCTCGGGCCCCCCATGGAGCTAGTCCGGTGCGGGGGCGTTGCCGCAGACGTCCCCGCGGGGGCGCTGTGGGAGGAGGTCCTGGAGTGGGGCGTCCGGAACCATGGGATGGCGCCGACGTCGTGGACGGACTACCTGGGGCTCACCGTCGGCGGGACCCTCTCGAACGGGGGGATCGGCGGCCAGGCCTTCCGGCACGGCCCGCAGGTGGCCAACGTGGCGGAGCTGGAGGTAGTCACCGGCGATGGCGAGCGGCGTGTCTGCTCGCCCTCGTTGTGCTCTGATCTCTTCTTCGCGGCCCTCGGCGGGCTCGGCCAGTTCGGCGTCATCACCCGCGCCCGAATCCCTCTCGTCCCCGCCCCCAAAATG GTGAGGTGGATAAGGGTGGTTTACAAAGGATTCGAGGAGTACGCGGGGGACGCTGAGTGGCTAGTGACTCGGGCTGACTCGGAAGCGTTCGACTACGTGGAGGGTTTCGCCTTCGTGAACGACGTCTCCGACCCGGTGAACGGGTGGGGATCTGTGGCGATCCTTCCCGGCTCGGTCTTTGACCCGGCGAAAATCCCGGCGGAGTCGGAGCCTGTCCTCTACTGCCTCGAGCTAGCGCTCCACCACAACCACCGCGGGGCGGCGGGCGTGGACGAG CGGGCGAAGGAGATGATGTGGCCGCTGCGGTACATGCGGGGTCTGGTGTTCGCGGCGGACGTGAGCTACGTGGACTTCCTGTCGCGGGTGGGGCGGTCGGAGGAGGAGGCGCGGGCGAACGGGACTTGGGCCACGCCGCACCCGTGGCTCAACATCCTCGTCTCCTCGTCGGACATCGCCGACTTCGACCGCACCGTCTTCAAGCGCATTCTCAGGAGGGGCGTCGGCGGGCCCATGCTCGTGTACCCGTTGCTCCGGAGCAA GTGGGACCCGCGGATGTCGGTGGCCGTGCCGGAGAGCGAGGTGTTCTACCTGGTGGCGCTGCTCCGGTTCATCGCGCCGCGGGAGGGGGACGCCGCGTTGGAGGAAGCGGTGGCGCAGAACCGGGAAATCATCGGCTGCTGCCGGAGTAAGGGCTACGATTTCAAGGTCTACATCCCCCGTTACGAGAGCGAGGCCGATTGGGCCCGGCACTTCGGGAGGGACTGGGCGCGGTTCGTGGAGCGGAAGAGGCGATACGATCCCATCGCGATCCTCGCTCCCGGGCAGACGATCTTCGCCCGGGCCGAGCCTCCCGCCGCCGCTCCCTAA
- the LOC135618377 gene encoding transcription factor MYB1-like, translated as MGRRPCCSKEGLNRGAWSACEDKILSDYIKTHGEGKWRDLPKRAGLKRCGKSCRLRWLNYLRPDIKRGNITEDEESLIIKLHRLLGNRWSLIAGRLPGRTDNEIKNYWNTNLSKKMTPPRTCIRRPVKGKEARKEESPEEVKAAGEASAVIRTKAVRCTKVYLPSPPDDPPTHHGSKPTNNGSPSSSVPRDAFPSGWFFEDFNMEELVPSFQDDCFLQLRMDEVQDGGNMNGIVGDDLLWFCDAVHQDFRVSTDRPELQVAAEIGTLASLIDSVENGKANGGARHMVSRS; from the exons ATGGGGAGGAGGCCTTGTTGCTCCAAGGAGGGACTCAACCGAGGAGCATGGTCTGCTTGCGAAGACAAGATCCTGTCTGACTACATTAAGACTCATGGCGAAGGTAAATGGAGAGACCTCCCAAAGAGGGCAG GGTTGAAGCGGTGTGGTAAGAGCTGCCGACTGCGGTGGCTGAACTACCTGAGGCCAGATATCAAGAGAGGTAACATCACGGAGGACGAAGAGAGTCTCATCATCAAGCTTCATAGGCTCCTCGGGAATAG ATGGTCGCTCATTGCGGGCAGATTGCCGGGGAGAACGGACAATgaaatcaagaactactggaacacaaACTTAAGCAAGAAAATGACGCCCCCCCGGACTTGCATCAGGAGACCGGTCAAAGGGAAGGAGGCCAGGAAAGAGGAGTCACCGGAGGAGGTGAAGGCAGCGGGCGAGGCCAGTGCTGTGATTCGTACCAAGGCCGTGAGGTGCACCAAGGTCTATCTCCCGTCACCGCCGGATGACCCACCGACCCACCACGGCTCCAAACCTACCAACAATGGGAGCCCATCTTCGTCGGTCCCTCGAGACGCCTTCCCCTCCGGCTGGTTCTTCGAGGACTTCAACATGGAAGAACTGGTGCCCAGCTTTCAGGACGACTGTTTCTTACAGCTTAGGATGGACGAAGTACAAGACGGTGGCAACATGAACGGAATTGTTGGCGACGACTTGCTTTGGTTCTGCGACGCCGTGCACCAAGATTTCAGAGTAAGTACCGATCGCCCAGAACTGCAAGTAGCCGCTGAGATTGGTACATTAGCTTCGCTGATAGATTCGGTAGAGAACGGGAAAGCAAACGGTGGTGCCAGGCACATGGTTTCACGGAGCTGA